The genomic segment TTTTCGACTTCTTCCTCCGCAACAAGCGCTCCGAGTGGGAGCAGTACCGCCGCGAGGTCACCCCGTACGAGCGGCAGCGCTACCTCTCGCTCTAGATCGTTGTGGCGCGGTGCCGCTATCGTCTGCGGCACCGCCCGGCACCTCCGCCGGGCGGCGTGAGCCGGGGAGGCGTTGGTGCTGGGAGATCTGCTCGACGGGGCGTGGCAGAGCATCGTGTTCGGGCTGGTCGGGGTGGCGCTGATGGCCGCCGGGTTCCTGCTCGTCGACCTGCTCACCCCGGGCAAGCTGCGGGAGCTGATCTGGGTACGCCGCAACGGCAACGCCGCGCTGCTGCTCGCCGCCAACCAGCTCGGCATCGCCGGCATCGTCTTCACCGCTGTGCTGACCAGCTACAGCTCGTTCACGAAGGGCCTGGCGTCCACAGTGGTGTTCGGGCTGGTCGGCCTGCTGGTGATGGCGGTGGCCTTCCTGGTGCTGGACCTGCTCACCCCGGGCAAGCTGGGCGACGTCATCGCCGCCGACGAGCCGCACCCGGCCGCCAGGGTCAGCGCCGCCACCCACTTCGGCGCCGCGCTGATCGTCTGCGCCTGCATCGCCTGAGCGGTGTCGTACCCCCGGGTTAGCGTCCGGGGGTGAACCGCACCGATCGCCTCTACGCCCTGGTCGAGGAGCTGCGGGCGGTGTCGCCGCGCCCGCGCAGCGCGAGCTGGCTGGCCCGCCGATTCGAGGTGAGCACCCGCACCGTCGAGCGCGACATCTCCGCGTTGCAGGGCACCGGGGTGCCGATCTGGGCCGAGCCGGGCCGCACCGGCGGCTACGCGGTCGACCGGGCCCGCACGTTGCCGCCGGTCAACCTGACACCGGCCGAGGCGGTGGCGATGGCCGTCGCGCTGCACCGGCTCGGCGGTTCCCCGTTCGCCCCGGCGGCGGGCGCCGCGCTGCGCAAGCTGGTCGCGGTGATGCCGCCGGCCGATGTGGCCGAGGCGCACCGGCTCGCCGGCCGGGTGCACCTGGTCGGCGACGGACCGGGCACGCCCGTCCCGGCCGCCGTCGCCGACGCGGTCGCCGCCGGGCGGGTGCTGCGCCTGCGGTACGCCGACCGCGGCGGCGCCGATTCGGTACGCGACGTGGAGCCGCTCGCCTATCTGGGCAACTCGGTGCACTGGTACCTGGTCGCCTGGTGCCGGCTGCGCGACGGTGTGCGTTGCTTCCGCACCGACCGGATCCGCTCGGTGCACCCGCTGGCCGAGCCGGTGACCCGGGAGTGGCGTCCCGGCGACCTCGACGTGCCGGTCGACCGGGTGCGCCCGCTCACCCTGGTCTGATTCGGATGGAAACACCGACAGGACGCTGTCGTGTGCCGGCACCACGCTGAATCCTGACGACGCCGGCGACCGCCGGCGCGAACCTCAGGAGGCAGCATGTCCAGCACGCCCGTGACCTGGTTCGAGATCGGCTCCGACCGGCCGGACGAGGCGCAGCGGTTCTACGCCGACCTGTTCGGCTGGAGTTTCGAGGAACAGGGCGGCCCGGCCGGGTCGTACCGGCAGACGGCGGCCGGCGGTGAGCGGGGGATCGGCGGCGCGATCCGGGGCACCGACACCGGCAACTACGCGATCTTCTACGCCGAGGTGGCGGACGTCGCGGAGACCTGCCGCCGGGCCGAGGCGACCGGCGGTGTCGTGGTGACGGCGCCGGTGACCACGCCCGCCGGCCTGGTGCGCGCCCTGCTGCGCGACCCGTCGGGCAATCTGCTCGGCGTCTTCACCCCGCCCGCCGAGGGCTGACAGCACGTCGGGTGTGGTCGTCGTCGGGACTGCCGTACCGGAACGGCTTGGTGGCGGTGCCCGTTCGGGCACCGCCACCGGGGGTGGCCCCGCTCAGCTCCGGCCAGGAGGAGGGAACGGCCGGTGAGGGGCGGCGGGGCCACCGCGTCACTTGCCGCCCTGGCCCTCCTGCTCGGCCTCGGCGCCCTGGTCGGCCTTGTCGCCGCCCTTGCCGTGGTGGCCGGGCCGGCCGTCGTGGCCGCCCTTGCCCAGGCCCGGGAACACGCCCGCCTCGGCGGCCTTGAGCACCGCGTCGGCCTGCTCCTGGGTCAGCTTGCCGTCGGTGACGGCCTGGTCCAGCCGCTCCTTCAGCGCGGCCTGCCGGTCCTCGGTCGACGGCCGCTCCGGCCGCTCCGGGCGGTCGCCCTGGCGCTGCTCGTGCAGCTTCTCCAGCGCCGCGGTGACCTTGTCGGTCGAGACGCCCAGCTCCTTGGCGAGCGCCTCGGCGAACTCGGCCTGCCGGTCGGCGTGCTTCTGGCGGCGGTCGTCAGCCTGGTCGGTGCTGCCGGCGCTCGAAGACGGGTTCGGGCTCTTGTCGTCGGCGAGCGCCACCGTCGGGGCGGCGATCCCGACGCCGAGCACGCCGGCGGCGGCCAGGCCGGCCAGCAGCTGCTTCTTCGACATCGTGCGGATCATGCGATTCTCCTGTTCGGTGGTGGTGCGATGACGTCACCGACAGTGGCCGCCGGAACTGAGGGCCACCCGTGGCGAACCTGTCAGCGAGCTGGCAACCCGCCCGGAAGGCCCGAATTATTCGTGTTGCTGCCTCCCCGGAGTGCCCGCGAGGCTGGGGCGAACCCGACGAAAGGCCACTCGATGACACAGCCCGCCATCCGCGAGATCCCGCTCACCGGGCCGGGCTCCGGGCCGTACTCGATCACGGTCGGGCCCGACGGCGCGCTCTGGCTGGCGCTGGCCGGCTCCGGCGGCGTCGCCCGGCTCGGCCTCGACGGTGAGGTACGGACCTACCGCGACGACCCGCCCGGCAGCCGCCCGCTGATCATCGTCGCCGGCCCCGACGACGCGCTCTGGTACACCCGCTCGGGTGACGACCGGCTCGGCCGGATCACCGTCGACGGCGAGACCGGCTCGGTGCCGCTGCCGCCCGGCTGCGGCCCCTGCGGGCTGGCGGCCGGTGCGGACGGCGCGCTCTGGTACGCCGGGATGAGCGACGACACGATCGGCCGGGTGAGCGTCGACGGAGAGGTCACATCCTTCCCGCTGCCGGCGGCCAAGGGCTTCCCGTCGATGCTGGCCGCCGGCCCGGACGACGCGCTCTGGCTCACGCTCAACCAGGCGAACGCGATCGCCCGGGTCGACCTGGACGGCGAGGTGACAGTGCATCCGCTGCCCACCGAGGCGGCCGGGCCGGTCGGCATCACCCGCGGTGGCGACGGCGCCCTCTGGTTCGTCGAGATCCTCGCCGGGCAGCTCGGCCGGATCACGCCGGACGGGCGGATCGACGAGATCCCGTTGCCGGACCGGACGGCGCGCCCGCACGCGATCGTCGCCGACCCGGCCGGTGGCTGCTGGTTCACCGAGTGGGGCGCCAACCGCATCGGCCACGTCGACCCCGACGGTCACATCACCGCCCACACCCTGCCCACGCCGGCCTCGGAACCCCACGGCCTGACGGTCACCCCCGACGGCTCGGTCTGGGCTGCCCTGGAGATCGGCGCCGTCGCCCACCTCGCGCCCTCCCAGCGTCGATCATGAGGTTGGCGGCAGTCCAGAGATCCACAACTGCCGCCAACCTCATGATCAACCCGGTGGGCGGACGGCGGCGGTGACCGTCAGGGTGCCGGTGGTGGCGTCGAGCCGGGCACTGGTGTTCACCGGGACGGTGAGCTGGCCGGGGCCGTGACCGATCGGCAGGCCGCCGAGCACCGGCACGCCGAGGTCGCCCAGGCGGTCGGTGAGCACGTCCACGACAGTGGTGTCCCAGCCGTCCGCGCACTCGGTGAACTGGCCGACCGCCACCCCGGCGATCCCGTCCAGCGCGCCGCAGCGGCGCAGGTGGGTGAGCATCCGGTCGATCTTGTACGGCGGCTCCTGCACCTCCTCGACCAGCAGGATCGCCCCGGTCAGGTCGGGCATGTCCGGCGTACCGATGGACGCGGTGATCAGGCACAGGTTGCCGCCGATCAGCCGGCCCTCGGCCCGCCCGGGCACCCGCACCGGGTACGTCTCCTCCGCCTCGACCGCCGCGACCGTCACCGGCTCGGCGCTGGTCAGCGCCGCGTGCAGCGACTCCGCCGAGCGGACCGGCGTGCGTTCGTCCCGCCACGCCGCACCCGGACCGTGCACCCCGGCCAGGCGGGCGCCCCGCCACAGCGCGAACTGCAACGCGGTGATGTCGGAGAACCCGGCCACCACCTTCGGGTCCCGGCGCACCGCCGCCATGTCGATCAGGTCGACCACCCGCTGTGCGCCGTAGCCGCCCCGGGTGCAGATCACCCCGCGGATCTCCGGGTCGGCGAACGCGGCGTTGAGGTCCGCGGCCCGCAGCGCGTCGTCGCCGGCCAGGTAACCCCGCCGGGCGTACGCGTTCGGCGCGGGCACCGGCCGCAACCCCCAGCCGGTCAGCAGCTCGATGCCGCGGGCCACCCGCTCGGGACGGGTCGGCCCGGACGGGGACACCAGCATCACCGCGTCGCCGGGACGCAGGGCCGGCGGGCGCAGGCAGTCGTCAGGCACGATCGGAGCCTAGGGCCTGCCGGACCGTGCCCTGTCGGGCGCACCGGTTAGCCTCGACGTCGTGGCGACCGCGCTGGTGATCGAGAACGACCCGACCGACGACCTCCGCCGCCTGGGGGAGTGGCTCATCGAAGGGGGCCTTGAGCTGCGTGTGCTGCGTCCGCACGCCGGCGACGTGCTCCCCACCGACCTGGAGGGATACGCCGCGCTCGTGGTGCTCGGCGGCGACCAGCAGGCCTACCCGGGGGCCGACGACGCCCCCGGCGCGCCCTGGTTCCCGGCGCTGGAGGGGCTGCTGCGCAAGGCGGTCCGCGGGCGGGTGCCCACGCTCGCCGTCTGCCTCGGCGCGCAACTGCTCGCCACCGCGCACGCCGGCCGCGTCGAGCGCAGCCCGTCCGGCCCGGAGGTCGGGCCGGCGCTCGTGGGCCGGCGCGACGCCGCCGAGGACGACCCACTGTTCCGGTACGTGCCGTTGATGCCCGACGTGTTCCAGTGGCACGCCGACGAGATCACCGAGCTGCCGCACGGCGCGACGCTGCTCGCCGCGTCCACCCGCTACCCGCACCAGGCGTTCCGTCTCGGCGACCGGGCCTGGGGCCTGCAGTTCCACATCGAGTGCGACACCGCGATGATCGCCGAGTGGTCCCGCGACTCGGCAGTGCTGGCCGAGCTGGGCTACGACCCCGAACTGGTGGTGGCCGCCTGCGACCGGGTGATGGCCGACGTCGAGGAGGCGTGGCAGCCGTTCGCGATCCGGTTCGCCGCGCTCGCGCTCGGCGAACTCGGCGACGACAACCCGCGCCGCAGCCTGCCGCTGCTCGGGGCCTGACGGTGACCCGGCCGGCCCGCGGGCGCCTGGCCCGCTACGGATTCGCCGAGGGTGACGGCGCCACCCGCGCCGTGGACCTGCTCGGCCCGGACGGGCTCGCCCTCTGGCGGCCCGACACCCAGGAACCCGCCGACGACCGCGCCGCCGAGCTGCTCGGCGCGCTGTCCCGCGCCGCCGACCCCGATCTGGCACTGCGTCAGCTGCACCGGCTGGTCGAGTCCGAGCGGCGCTCCGGCGACGAGGTGGCCGTCCGCGACGCCCTGGCCGCCGACCCCGGGCTGCGCCGCCGGCTGGTCGCGGTGCTCGGCGCCTCCTCCGCGCTCGGCGACCACCTGGTCGCCAACCCCGGGCAGTGGGCGGTGCTGGCGACCGAGCCGGACGGGCTCGCCCCCACCGCGGACGGCCGGCTCGACCTCAGCGTCGCCGCCCGGCTCACCACCATGACCGGCGCGGTCCCGCTGCTGCGGCAGGCGTACCGTCTCGCGCTGCTGCGGATCGCGGCGGCCGACCTGACCGGCGGGCGCGGCCTGGAGCAGACC from the Micromonospora sp. WMMA1947 genome contains:
- a CDS encoding virginiamycin B lyase encodes the protein MTQPAIREIPLTGPGSGPYSITVGPDGALWLALAGSGGVARLGLDGEVRTYRDDPPGSRPLIIVAGPDDALWYTRSGDDRLGRITVDGETGSVPLPPGCGPCGLAAGADGALWYAGMSDDTIGRVSVDGEVTSFPLPAAKGFPSMLAAGPDDALWLTLNQANAIARVDLDGEVTVHPLPTEAAGPVGITRGGDGALWFVEILAGQLGRITPDGRIDEIPLPDRTARPHAIVADPAGGCWFTEWGANRIGHVDPDGHITAHTLPTPASEPHGLTVTPDGSVWAALEIGAVAHLAPSQRRS
- a CDS encoding DUF350 domain-containing protein — protein: MLGDLLDGAWQSIVFGLVGVALMAAGFLLVDLLTPGKLRELIWVRRNGNAALLLAANQLGIAGIVFTAVLTSYSSFTKGLASTVVFGLVGLLVMAVAFLVLDLLTPGKLGDVIAADEPHPAARVSAATHFGAALIVCACIA
- a CDS encoding VOC family protein yields the protein MSSTPVTWFEIGSDRPDEAQRFYADLFGWSFEEQGGPAGSYRQTAAGGERGIGGAIRGTDTGNYAIFYAEVADVAETCRRAEATGGVVVTAPVTTPAGLVRALLRDPSGNLLGVFTPPAEG
- a CDS encoding type 1 glutamine amidotransferase — encoded protein: MATALVIENDPTDDLRRLGEWLIEGGLELRVLRPHAGDVLPTDLEGYAALVVLGGDQQAYPGADDAPGAPWFPALEGLLRKAVRGRVPTLAVCLGAQLLATAHAGRVERSPSGPEVGPALVGRRDAAEDDPLFRYVPLMPDVFQWHADEITELPHGATLLAASTRYPHQAFRLGDRAWGLQFHIECDTAMIAEWSRDSAVLAELGYDPELVVAACDRVMADVEEAWQPFAIRFAALALGELGDDNPRRSLPLLGA
- a CDS encoding LD-carboxypeptidase is translated as MVPDDCLRPPALRPGDAVMLVSPSGPTRPERVARGIELLTGWGLRPVPAPNAYARRGYLAGDDALRAADLNAAFADPEIRGVICTRGGYGAQRVVDLIDMAAVRRDPKVVAGFSDITALQFALWRGARLAGVHGPGAAWRDERTPVRSAESLHAALTSAEPVTVAAVEAEETYPVRVPGRAEGRLIGGNLCLITASIGTPDMPDLTGAILLVEEVQEPPYKIDRMLTHLRRCGALDGIAGVAVGQFTECADGWDTTVVDVLTDRLGDLGVPVLGGLPIGHGPGQLTVPVNTSARLDATTGTLTVTAAVRPPG
- a CDS encoding WYL domain-containing protein, which codes for MNRTDRLYALVEELRAVSPRPRSASWLARRFEVSTRTVERDISALQGTGVPIWAEPGRTGGYAVDRARTLPPVNLTPAEAVAMAVALHRLGGSPFAPAAGAALRKLVAVMPPADVAEAHRLAGRVHLVGDGPGTPVPAAVADAVAAGRVLRLRYADRGGADSVRDVEPLAYLGNSVHWYLVAWCRLRDGVRCFRTDRIRSVHPLAEPVTREWRPGDLDVPVDRVRPLTLV